A single region of the Xiphophorus maculatus strain JP 163 A chromosome 3, X_maculatus-5.0-male, whole genome shotgun sequence genome encodes:
- the sqle gene encoding squalene monooxygenase, producing the protein MWTFLGIATFTYIYKKSNMLLNVAHKELLLIAALLLSAGLLISYIRFVHGHKLSVSQIVYLPLSVLSALPLVKHFIPQNAAESSKKAEKKNSEKSKRRRRAEPESSTSQCAPLGAPAKGPCPDVVIVGAGVLGSAMAAVLARDGRRVTVVERDLKEPDRIVGELLQPGGFRALRDLGLEGSVEGLDAHQVNGYVIHDMDSQSEVEIPYPQEKGSVQCGRAFHHGRFIMGLRRAAMAESNVRFIEGTVSSLLEEDGCVTGVQYKNKETGDIKDIHAGLTVVADGCFSKFRKSLVSGKARISSHFVGCLMKDCPQFKANHAELVLANPNPVLIYQISSSHTRVLVDVRGEMPRDLPGYMAERIHPQLPDHLKEPFMEALQNDRLRSMPASFLPPAPVNKPGVLLLGDAYNMRHPLTGGGMSVALNDVCIWRVLLRNVPDLYDDAALLQAKKRFHWERKSSHSFVVNVLAQALYELFAATDNSLHELRKACFQYFKLGGSCITGPIGLLSVLSPKPMTLIGHFFAVALYAIYFNFKSESWSTKPRALFKSAAILYRACAIMFPLIYSELKYLVY; encoded by the exons ATGTGGACCTTTTTGGGAATTGCAACTTTCACGTATATTTATAAGAAGTCCAACATGCTGCTGAATGTGGCTCATAAGGAGCTGCTGCTGATAGCAGCTCTGCTCCTCTCAGCCGGACTGCTGATCTCTTACATTAGATTTGTTCATGGTCACAAGCTGTCAGTGTCTCAGATAGTTTATTTGCCTTTGAGCGTCTTGTCAGCTCTTCCTCTGGTCAAACACTTCATCCCTCAAAACGCAGCTGAAAGCAGCaagaaagcagagaagaagaacagTGAAAAG agtaagagaagaagaagagcggAACCGGAGTCCTCCACCTCACAGTGTGCCCCACTTGGTGCCCCCGCTAAGGGCCCGTGTCCAGATGTGGTGATAGTCGGGGCCGGGGTCCTGGGCTCGGCCATGGCGGCTGTCCTGGCCCGGGACGGCAGGAGGGTGACGGTGGTGGAGAGGGACCTGAAGGAGCCGGACAGGATAGTGGGGGAGCTGCTCCAGCCGGGGGGCTTCAGGGCCCTCAGGGACCTGGGACTGGAAG GTTCGGTGGAAGGTCTGGACGCCCACCAGGTGAACGGCTACGTGATCCACGACAtggacagccaatcagaggtgGAGATCCCTTATCCTCAGGAGAAAGGGAGCGTCCAGTGTGGACGAGCTTTCCATCATGGCCGCTTCATAATGGGGCTGAGGAGAGCTGCCATGGCAGAGTCAAA TGTCAGATTCATAGAAGGCACGGTGAGCAGCTTGCTGGAGGAGGATGGCTGTGTAACTGGAGTCcagtataaaaataaagaaactggaGACATCAAG GACATTCATGCCGGGCTGACCGTGGTGGCCGACGGCTGCTTCTCCAAATTCAGGAAGAGTCTGGTGTCAGGGAAAGCTCGCATTTCCTCTCACTTCGTCGGGTGCCTCATGAAG GACTGTCCCCAGTTTAAGGCCAACCACGCAGAGCTGGTGCTGGCCAACCCCAACCCGGTGCTCATCTACCAGATCTCCTCCTCTCACACCAGGGTGCTGGTGGACGTCAGAGGGGAGATGCCTCGCGACCTTCCAGGGTACATGGCTGAGAGGATACACCCACAGTTACCAG ATCATTTAAAGGAGCCTTTCATGGAGGCGCTGCAGAACGACCGCCTCAGGTCCATGCCCGCCAGCTTCCTCCCTCCTGCCCCCGTCAACAAGCCAG GCGTGCTCCTCCTGGGCGACGCCTACAACATGAGGCATCCTCTGACGGGGGGCGGGATGAGCGTTGCCCTTAACGACGTGTGCATCTGGAGGGTTCTGCTCAGGAACGTTCCGGATCTGTACGACGACGCGGCTTTATTACAG GCGAAGAAAAGATTCCACTGGGAGCGCAAGTCATCACATTCTTTTGTAGTGAACGTGTTGGCCCAGGCTCTGTACGAACTGTTTGCAGCCACCGACA ATTCTCTCCATGAGCTGAGGAAGGCCTGCTTCCAGTACTTTAAACTGGGCGGATCGTGCATCACTGGGCCCATTGGACTCCTCTCAGT CCTGTCTCCTAAACCCATGACCCTGATCGGTCACTTCTTTGCCGTGGCGCTGTACGCAATCTACTTCAACTTCAAGTCGGAATCCTGGAGCACCAAACCTCGAGCGCTGTTTAAGAGCGCCGCCATCTTGTACCGGGCCTGCGCCATCATGTTCCCCCTCATCTACTCTGAACTCAAGTACCTGGTCTACTAA